In Uranotaenia lowii strain MFRU-FL chromosome 2, ASM2978415v1, whole genome shotgun sequence, one genomic interval encodes:
- the LOC129748444 gene encoding enhancer of split mgamma protein-like, with the protein MVYANMVAEPAMSGKIAQPSSMEPLSRTYQYRKVMKPMLERKRRARINRCLDELKELMVSALQSEGENVSKLEKADILELTVRHLHKLRRQQRLTVNPVIDADRFRAGFTHAANEVSRCLASVPGVDIKLGTKLMTHLGHRLNDMDKVSPLSVHCEQNIQSPPISPFSTTSSTSAADLQSYQMPLTPQSYRSGSGNSNSPSPNPSECSSNGDSQTPGLLKIQESVWRPW; encoded by the coding sequence ATGGTGTACGCAAACATGGTTGCAGAGCCCGCAATGAGCGGCAAAATCGCACAGCCTTCTTCGATGGAACCACTATCGCGGACATACCAGTACCGCAAAGTGATGAAGCCGATGCTGGAACGCAAACGTCGTGCCCGGATTAACCGTTGCCTGGATGAGCTGAAGGAGCTGATGGTTTCAGCCCTCCAGTCGGAAGGTGAAAATGTCTCCAAGCTCGAGAAGGCCGACATCCTGGAATTGACCGTCCGTCACCTGCACAAACTGCGCCGCCAACAGCGCCTGACCGTCAATCCAGTAATCGATGCTGACCGTTTCCGTGCCGGATTCACTCATGCCGCCAACGAAGTGTCCCGCTGCCTAGCCTCGGTTCCCGGAGTCGACATCAAGTTGGGAACAAAGCTGATGACCCACCTCGGCCATCGCCTTAACGATATGGACAAAGTTTCGCCACTGTCCGTCCACTGCGAACAGAACATCCAGAGCCCGCCAATCTCCCCATTCTCAACTACCTCATCGACTTCCGCCGCCGATCTCCAGAGCTATCAGATGCCACTGACCCCACAGTCTTACCGTTCCGGAAGTGGCAACTCCAACAGCCCATCACCAAACCCAAGCGAGTGCTCCTCCAACGGCGACTCGCAAACTCCCGGTCTGCTCAAGATCCAGGAATCCGTTTGGCGGCCATGGTAA
- the LOC129743527 gene encoding uncharacterized protein LOC129743527, translated as METLGLETLNLETLSLETLGQETFGLKTLGLKTLGLNTSGTKIPGVGDLRPSVFGLTVFGLTIYGLTIFGLTVDGLTVYGVTVYGLMVYSLMVYGLKFFSLTFYGLTA; from the exons ATGGAGACCCTTGGCCTGGAAACCCTCAACCTGGAGACCCTCAGCCTGGAGACCCTCGGCCAAGAGACCTTCGGGCTGAAAACCCTCGGTCTGAAAACCCTCGGCCTCAACACCTCAGGCACGAAGATCCCCGGTGTCGGAGACCTTCG ACCCTCTGTCTTCGGCCTGACGGTGTTCGGCCTGACGATTTACGGACTAACGATCTTTGGCCTAACGGTCGACGGCCTGACGGTCTACGGCGTGACGGTCTACGGCCTGATGGTCTACAGCCTGATGGTCTACGGCCTGAAATTCTTCAGCCTGACGTTCTACGGCTTGACGGCCTGA
- the LOC129743528 gene encoding apical junction molecule-like, which yields MFNSGIFLTRFDGRPEDRQAVGRQAVGRQAVGRQAVGRQAVSRQAVGNQTTVRPKTVDRQAVDRQAVDRLAIDRQAVNRQAVNRQAVDCQAVDRQAAEDSQAEDRQAIDRQAVDRQAVDRQAVDRQAENRYAVDRQALDRQALDRQALDRHAVDRQAVERQAVDRQAVDRQAVDCQAEDRHAVDRQALDRQALDRQTLDRQALDRQAVDRQAVERQVVDRQALERQAIDRQTIIDRNNKDHQAVDRHAVDRHAVDRQALDRQAVDRQDLDRHALDRHALDRQAVDRQAVERQVVERQALDRQAVDRQIVDRRRSSGRDRYAVDRQALDRQALDRHAVDRQAVERQAVDRQAVDRQAVDRQAKDRPTVDRQAVDRQALDRQALDRQAVDRQALDRHALDRQAVDRQAEDRHVVDRQAIDRQAVDRQAVDRQAVKP from the exons ATGTTTAACAGTGGAATTTTTCTCACTCGATTCGATGGAAGACCAGAAG ACCGTCAGGCCGTTGGTCGTCAGGCCGTTGGTCGTCAGGCCGTTGGTCGTCAGGCCGTTGGTCGTCAGGCCGTaagtcgtcaggccgtaggtaaTCAgacc ACCGTCAGGCCGAAGACCGTAGACCGTCAGGCCGTCGACCGTCAGGCCGTAGACCGTCTTGCCATAGACCGTCAGGCCGTAAACCGTCAGGCCGTAAACCGTCAGGCCGTAGACTGTCAGGCCGTAGACCGTCAGGCC GCGGAAGATAGTCAGGCCGAAGACCGTCAAGCCATAGACCGTCAGGCCGTAGACCGTCAGGCCGTAGACCGTCAGGCCGTAGATCGTCAGGCCGAAAACCGTTACGCCGTAGACCGTCAGGCCCTAGACCGTCAGGCCCTAGACCGTCAGGCCCTAGACCGTCACGCCGTAGACCGTCAGGCCGTAGAACGTCAGGCCGTAGACCGTCAGGCCGTAGACCGTCAGGCCGTAGATTGTCAGGCCGAAGACCGTCACGCCGTAGACCGTCAGGCCCTAGACCGTCAGGCCCTAGACCGTCAGACCCTAGACCGTCAGGCCCTAGACCGTCAGGCCGTAGACCGTCAGGCCGTAGAACGTCAGGTCGTAGACCGTCAGGCCCTAGAACGTCAGGCCATAGACCGTCAGACC ATCATAGACCGTAATAATAAAGACCATCAGGCCGTAGACCGTCACGCCGTAGACCGTCACGCCGTAGACCGTCAGGCCCTAGACCGTCAGGCCGTAGACCGTCAGGACCTAGACCGTCACGCCCTAGACCGTCACGCCCTAGACCGTCAGGCCGTAGACCGTCAGGCCGTAGAACGTCAGGTCGTAGAACGTCAGGCCCTAGACCGTCAGGCCGTAGACCGTCAGATCGTCGACC GCCGTAGATCGTCAGGCCGAGACCGTTACGCCGTAGACCGTCAGGCCCTAGACCGTCAGGCCCTAGACCGTCACGCCGTAGACCGTCAGGCCGTAGAACGTCAGGCCGTAGACCGTCAGGCCGTAGACCGTCAGGCCGTAGATCGTCAGGCCAAAGACCGTCCCACCGTAGACCGTCAGGCGGTAGACCGTCAGGCCCTAGACCGTCAGGCCCTAGACCGTCAGGCCGTAGACCGTCAGGCCCTAGACCGTCACGCCCTAGACCGTCAGGCCGTAGATCGTCAGGCCGAAGACCGTCACGTCGTAGACCGTCAGGCCATAGACCGTCAGGCCGTAGACCGTCAGGCCGTAGATCGTCAGGCCGTCAAGCCGTAG
- the LOC129748440 gene encoding pickpocket protein 28-like produces MIASFWNRIWWIVTFLISVYGCSRLIQNIYRKWDQTPVIVSFNEKSTPVWQIPFPAVTICPETKAKSKYLNFTSMYHTLMNDTEKDALDEDTFNRVRAVSQVCDAHIFYNIELNQTIDSDCVDWLRNVSVSANEMLMFCKWRNDPIYCDTIFTETLTEEGLCYTFNSLSAEDLLRTEELHDDYPYVTENRSSYHWTPESGYKEDADIDTYPVRVLGAGARGGLNILLRLYDYDLDYLCRGPVQGFKILLHPSGEYPQVSKQYFRVPLHQEVIISVKPQMITTSEGLRDYAPHRRQCYFHHERHLKYFQVYTQQNCELECITNYTLRSCGCVKFSMPREPETAICGASKIQCYNEAEDELLSQDVKYSVDKSFDFRAKCDCLPACTSVQYDAEISQADFNWEQLFLAYKSPLLEFPGIQLGRLTIYFKEAQFITSKRSELYGITDFLANCGGLLGLFMGVSLLSLAEIIYFCSIRPFTILRSYRLKAASHGPVMSIKPPIFEIDKPKDS; encoded by the exons GATATGGTGGATTGTTACGTTTCTGATTTCGGTGTACGGATGTAGTCGTCTAATCCAGAATATCTACCGCAAATGGGATCAAACTCCGGTGATTGTCAGCTTTAACGAAAAAAGTACTCCGGTGTGGCAGATTCCTTTCCCGGCGGTTACGATTTGTCCAGAAACGAAGGCCAAGAGCAAATATCTTAATTTCACTTCCATGTATCACACCCTTATGAACGACACAGAAAAAGATGCCCTAGATGAGGACACCTTCAATCGAGTCCGAGCTGTGTCTCAAGTCTGTGATGCCCACATATTCTATAACATCGAGTTGAATCAGACCATCGATAGTGATTGTGTAGATTGGCTGAGGAATGTTTCGGTTTCGGCCAACGAGATGCTGATGTTCTGCAAGTGGAGAAACGATCCCATCTATTGTGATACAATTTTTACCGAGACGCTAACCGAGGAAGGACTCTGTTATACTTTCAACTCGCTTTCGGCAGAAGATTTGTTGAGGACTGAGGAACTTCACGATGACTATCCTTACGTTACGGAAAATCGGAGCTCCTATCACTGGACACCGGAAAGTGGCTATAAGGAGGACGCTGATATCGATACCTATCCGGTTCGTGTCCTGGGAGCAGGTGCCAGGGGCGGATTGAACATTTTGCTGAGGCTGTATGATTATGATTTGGATTATCTTTGTCGG GGTCCCGTGCAAGGTTTCAAAATCCTCCTCCACCCGTCGGGCGAATATCCGCAGGTCTCTAAACAATACTTCCGGGTCCCACTGCACCAGGAAGTGATTATCTCCGTTAAGCCACAAATGATTACCACCTCGGAGGGTTTGCGTGATTACGCCCCCCATCG CCGCCAATGTTACTTCCATCACGAGCGCCATCTGAAATACTTCCAAGTCTACACGCAACAAAACTGTGAACTGGAGTGCATCACCAACTACACGCTCAGATCGTGCGGGTGTGTCAAGTTTTCGATGCCACGGGAACCGGAGACGGCCATTTGTGGGGCGAGCAAGATCCAGTGCTACAACGAGGCGGAAGATGAGCTGCTAAGTCAGGACGTTAAGTACAGCGTCGACAAGAGCTTCGATTTTCGAGCCAAATGTGACTGTCTGCCGGCTTGTACTTCTGTTCAGTACGATGCCGAAATATCGCAGGCCGATTTCAACTGGGAGCAGCTGTTTCTGGCCTACAAGAGTCCGCTGCTGGAATTTCCGGG GATTCAATTGGGTCGTCTGACGATTTACTTCAAGGAAGCCCAATTTATAACTTCGAAACGAAGTGAGCTTTATGGCATCACAGATTTCTTGGCCAACTGCGGTGGCTTACTCGGGCTGTTTATGGGCGTTAGCCTACTGAGTCTGGCGGAAATTATCTACTTCTGCTCGATCCGTCCGTTTACCATCCTGCGATCGTATCGGCTGAAGGCCGCCTCCCATGGACCTGTGATGTCCATCAAACCACCGATCTTTGAAATCGATAAACCAAAAGATAGTTAA